A genomic region of uncultured Paludibaculum sp. contains the following coding sequences:
- a CDS encoding alpha-N-arabinofuranosidase produces MRFVSIWCAVPVLFAALAGSAAAQPVAVRIDATNTGQPISKLVFGGFMEPATTQVWAEMLADRKFFYAINSKPEPAAPTGGFGRRGPRRRWLPVGGDQFVEMDSKSAYVGEWSPLIQVEATTPRGISQAGLALRAGRAYVGRVVLSGSPGVKVDVSLIWGPNPEDRQTVSVGKLTAGYAKFPLKFAAKADTTQGRIEITGHGGGAFHIGATSLMPADNVSGFKAASVRLLKEQGIGIARWPGGNFVSAYDWRDGLGDADKRPPRRELAWNGMETNDMGIDDFMTFCRLLNAEPYIAVNTGLGDAHSAAEQVEYVNGPATSPMGKLRAANGHPAPYGVKIWGIGNEMYGPWQWGHMDVTQYPDKHNLFVRAMRKVDPTIKVIASSATPEELSWTYIENRQLGTFPEREAVNDKVPFAFGTKYDWTGALLARSAEYIDYLGEHFYGYPHLAIDGPSQQFVEANDSVADRVRRMPNKVQMKFEAWAEYLKRMPSLKGKDIRFAFDEWAPRNRPVSPSSAAPVSSLMLNPMTNALVYHEFFRHSDMVALGVATGGMGTLALDSYGEAIGLRMEGLVMKVLHDRFAGALPVAVTGNSPQRSIKGTVGVDLPERPSGSPTYPLDVFAALTADRRKLAISMVNPTDTTQDCDLDFAGVQPSGSAKLWQLTAPPGSAPAPGGPGRGGFSGPPATMRETSLPQAPRRVTLPPDSVSVYEFEVR; encoded by the coding sequence ATGAGATTCGTTTCGATCTGGTGCGCGGTGCCCGTATTGTTTGCGGCTCTCGCCGGATCCGCGGCAGCCCAACCGGTAGCTGTCCGCATCGATGCCACCAACACGGGGCAGCCCATCAGCAAGCTGGTGTTCGGCGGCTTCATGGAGCCGGCCACGACCCAGGTCTGGGCCGAGATGCTGGCCGACCGGAAGTTCTTCTATGCGATCAACTCCAAACCCGAACCCGCAGCGCCCACTGGAGGGTTCGGCCGGCGTGGGCCCCGCCGGCGATGGCTCCCCGTCGGCGGGGATCAGTTTGTGGAGATGGACAGCAAGAGTGCGTACGTGGGGGAGTGGAGTCCGCTGATCCAGGTGGAGGCTACGACGCCGCGCGGCATCAGTCAGGCGGGGCTTGCGCTCAGAGCGGGCAGAGCCTATGTGGGGCGTGTTGTACTCAGCGGCAGTCCCGGAGTCAAGGTGGATGTGAGCCTGATCTGGGGACCGAATCCCGAGGACCGGCAGACGGTGAGTGTAGGGAAGTTGACAGCGGGCTATGCGAAGTTCCCGCTGAAGTTCGCGGCGAAAGCTGACACGACGCAAGGCCGCATCGAGATTACGGGGCACGGCGGCGGAGCGTTCCATATCGGAGCGACGTCCCTGATGCCGGCGGACAATGTCTCGGGGTTCAAAGCTGCCAGTGTACGTCTGCTGAAGGAACAGGGTATCGGGATCGCCCGTTGGCCCGGTGGGAATTTCGTATCGGCCTACGACTGGCGGGACGGGCTCGGCGACGCCGACAAAAGGCCGCCGCGCCGGGAACTGGCGTGGAACGGGATGGAGACGAACGACATGGGGATCGACGACTTCATGACGTTCTGCCGTCTGCTGAATGCGGAGCCGTACATTGCAGTGAATACCGGATTGGGCGATGCGCATTCGGCCGCGGAACAGGTCGAGTATGTGAACGGCCCGGCCACCAGCCCGATGGGCAAGCTGCGCGCGGCCAACGGGCATCCGGCTCCCTATGGCGTGAAGATCTGGGGGATCGGCAACGAAATGTACGGTCCCTGGCAGTGGGGCCACATGGATGTGACGCAGTACCCGGACAAGCACAATCTGTTCGTGCGGGCGATGCGGAAGGTCGATCCTACGATCAAGGTGATCGCTTCGAGCGCCACGCCGGAGGAGTTGTCGTGGACCTACATAGAAAACCGTCAATTGGGCACCTTCCCGGAACGGGAAGCTGTGAACGATAAGGTGCCTTTTGCGTTTGGTACGAAGTACGACTGGACGGGGGCCCTGCTGGCGCGCTCGGCGGAGTATATCGATTACCTCGGCGAGCACTTCTACGGCTATCCCCACCTGGCGATCGACGGTCCTTCGCAGCAGTTCGTCGAGGCGAACGACTCAGTCGCGGATCGTGTGCGCCGCATGCCGAACAAGGTCCAGATGAAGTTTGAAGCGTGGGCGGAGTACCTGAAGCGGATGCCGTCGCTGAAGGGCAAGGACATCCGGTTCGCCTTCGACGAATGGGCGCCGAGGAACCGGCCTGTGAGCCCGTCGAGCGCGGCTCCGGTGAGCAGCCTGATGTTGAATCCGATGACGAATGCGCTGGTGTATCACGAGTTCTTCCGGCACTCGGACATGGTTGCCTTGGGCGTGGCCACGGGCGGGATGGGCACGCTGGCGCTGGATTCCTACGGCGAGGCGATCGGCCTGAGGATGGAAGGGCTGGTGATGAAAGTGCTGCACGACCGGTTTGCCGGTGCGCTGCCGGTGGCCGTAACCGGGAATTCTCCTCAGCGCAGCATTAAGGGCACTGTGGGAGTGGATCTTCCGGAGCGTCCTTCCGGCAGTCCAACCTACCCGCTCGACGTGTTTGCAGCGCTGACCGCCGACCGCAGAAAACTCGCCATCTCCATGGTGAACCCAACGGACACGACGCAGGACTGCGACCTGGATTTCGCAGGCGTACAACCGAGCGGATCCGCCAAGCTATGGCAACTGACCGCTCCTCCGGGAAGTGCACCGG